The Lachnospiraceae bacterium KM106-2 nucleotide sequence TCGGTTGGATTATGCACCAGTATGGTTTGTGGCCGGATTACTCTATGAAAAAATATTAGAATGGTTAAATTGATCGAAAGGGAAGTGTTACTTGTGTAGCACTTCTTTTTTCGTTATAATTATGATTAGAAGTGTAATTGTCCGAATAGAATATAAAAACATGCCTAGGAAGAATCATGATGGAGTACGAAAGAACCAGATTAGGAAAGAAGGGATGTTGCTTATGTTCAAAAAGAAAGAATTTGTTTCAAAGGTAATGGATTCTGGTTTTATTTTTATCGACCGGCAGACGAAAGAGAAAGCATTGCTTGAATTTAACGTGGAGAAAATACCAAATACACCTTTTTATTATAGCCTATTTGAAAAAGAATGGGGATATGGTGACGAGATGCGAAATTGGATCAAAGCGGTTAAAGGCTTAAAAGGAAGCAAGCTTACGATGATTGTATCGGATGACCTATTTGAATCAGATCAAATCTTGATCCGGAAATTCTTTAAGACATATGGAAAGATAAAGAAGATTGAGTTTGTGACGCCGAATCAGTATTTGAGTGGTGTGGAAACAAACTATATTGCAATTACACAGAGTAACCGGGCATTGACTGCAAGTTATATCAAAGATGGTCAAGTCTGGAACAAAAAATATTACGATGTACATAATTATTTGTTGGGAGAGGTCATTGAAGAGATCAAAGGCAAGAACTCAGAATGTGAATACCAGCAAGTACCCATCCTTTATAATGGATTTTACTGTGACATGGAGAATGCTGTGCACGTAACGAAAGAAGACATTTTAAATCATTATATAGATAGATATAGTAACGATAAAATGTAAAATAAAGAGTTGGAGATACGAAAGATGAGTAAAGCAATAGTAGCACTAAAAAAAGGTGAAGGAAGAACAATTAAAGCAGGGGGAGCATGGGTCTACGACAATGAGATCGATACGATCACGGGACATTTTGAGAATGGCGATCTTGTATTCGTTCATGATTTTGATGGATATCCAATGGGAGTTGGTTTCATCAATACCAAGTCTAAGATAACGGTTCGAATGATGACCCGTCACGAGGATCAGGAGATTGATGCCGCCTTCCTAAAAATGCGAGTAAGAGATGCCTGGGAATATCGAAAGAAAACAGTAGATACGAGCAGCTGTCGTATTATATTTGGAGAGGCAGATTTTCTTCCTGGTATCGTGATTGATAAATATGCTGATGTTTTAGTGGTAGAGTCACTAGCACTTGGAATCGACCGCATGAAAGAGACGATCATCCAGGCGCTAAAAGAAGTATTAGAAGAGGATGGAATCATCATTCGTGGTATATATGAACGAAGTGATGCGAAAGTCCGCTTACAGGAAGGAATGGAACGTGTCAAAGGCTTTATCGGAGAATCATTTGATACGAAGGTTGAGATCGTAGAAAATGGAGTGCGCTATCAGGTAGACGTACAGGATGGACAAAAGACCGGCTTCTTTTTAGATCAGAAGTATAATCGTCAATCCATCCATAAGATCTGCAAAGATGCAAAAGTATTAGATTGCTTTACACATACCGGATCTTTTGCATTAAATGCAGGAATTGCTGGTGCAAAGAGTGTTCTTGGAGTAGATGCTTCTGAACTGGGAGTTGCTCAGGCAAGAGAAAACGCAAAGTTGAATGGATTAGAGGACCGTGTATCCTTTCAATGTGCGGATGTATTCGATCTGTTACCAGAGTTAGAAGAGAAAGGTGAGAAATTCGATGTTGTGATCCTTGATCCTCCAGCCTTTACGAAATCAAGAAGTTCGATCAAGAATGCCGTGAAAGGTTACCGTGAGATTAATTTGCGTGCCATGAAGTTAGTTAAGGATGGAGGTTTCTTAGCAACTTGTTCTTGTTCTCATTTCATGGATTATGAATTGTTCACACAGACGATCGGTCAGGCAGCAAGAAATGTACATAAGAGATTACGTCAGGTAGAATATCGCACTCAAGCTGCGGATCATCCAATTTTATGGTCTGGGGATGAAGCATCTTATTATTTGAAGTTTTATATTTTCCAGGTGGTGGATGAGAAATAAAAGTGAAAAAATGGAGTAGATGCTTGATTTTACAAGGAACACAGCGATTTGCATGAAAAATGAAAATTATCGTATCTTATCGCAAAATGACGTAAATTTTTAATCAATTGGTGCAGTAAAAACCGTATATTTGCGGAAAACTAGTAGTAACAAAATGGTGTAGTAGAAAATAACAAAAATCTCAAAGTGAGGACTTGGACCTGCACTTATTCTTAAGTGCTTGTTATTAGAAATTTCATTTCACTAAGGTTTGGTGAACTAATTAATATGATAAACCATCTTTGAGTGAAATCGTGCATTTCTCAAAGAGAATAAAAATAAAATGAAGGTAATAGAGGTTGTATCACTATTTAGTGAACAGCCTCTTTTGCATATTATTAGAAATTTATTGGCTTAAAAACTTTGTTCTATTAAATAGGAGGTTAAATTTCTTATTAGAACTTTGTTTTATGCAAATGTAAAAGGTTGCAGTAGCCTCTTCATCCAATAAAGGGAGAATGACACGATTCGGTATTTTTCCAACGCTTTTCATTACCAGGTTGGAGGTAAAGGAAGGAAAAGCTGAAGCTCGTGCCAGTACATCTAGTGTTTCTGCTTCGTGCTGAATAAGAAAATGGGTGTGAGGCATTTTCTCTTTATGAAGCTTGCTCCAAAAACCAATTTCTGAAAATAATAACATACTTTCACCGTCAAGTTCGCTCATATAGATTCCTTTGTGTCCGCATAGAGGATGAGCAGGAGGAAGAGATACATATAACTGTTCTTCACAATATTTATGACTGTAAATATTATTGTCTTCCAAGGGCTCTGGCAGAATGACAATCTGATAAGTATCATCCATTAAGCCTTTCTTTAATTCTTCAATATCTCTTATTTCGGAGGACATGGTCATATTTGGAAAGGTTCGGGAAACGATAGGAGTCAGCATCCATAAAGGTGCAGGTGCACATGAGGCAATATTAATGGTGTGCCTGCTTCTTTCCAGCGTGTTTAAACGCTGAACCATAATGTCAGCTTCTTTTAATACATTTCGTGCACATTCCACTGCTAGTTCGCCACTCTCGTTCAATGTCATTTTATTTTTCAGACGATCAAATAATGGAAATCCCAATTCTTCTTCTAATTTCTGAATAGAGCGACTTAAGGTAGGCTGTGAAATGTGAAGGTGTTCTGCTGCTAATGATAGAGTACCATATTCTGTAATTGCTACTAAATGTTCCAGCTGATATATTTCAAACATAAGATACCTCCTTTATATTTCAGTATTCATATACTGCATAGTACATTCTACTATTTGCATTGTACTTTTGCAATAGAAACGGTTATGATTTATGCATAAGATGAAAGAAAAAACAGAGGGAAAATGAATGCAGTTTACAACATTGAATAATGGAGTAGTAATTCCATTACTTGGATTTGGAACATTTCAAATCCCAAATTCAAAAGACTGTGAGGCGTGTGTAGCATATGCCATCGAATGTGGATATCGGCTGATTGATACGGCATCCCTTTATAAAAATGAAGAGTCCATAGGCAGTGCAGTACTTCATTCCGGAATAAAGAGGGAAGATATGATACTGACATCAAAGGTCTGGCCTCAAGATCATGGATATGAAAACACATTACAGGCATTTGAACAGTCAAGAAAAAATCTTGGAGTGGATTATATTGACCTTTATATGATTCATCAGCCATATGGAGATTACTATGGCTCCTGGCGTGCGATGGAGAAACTGTTGCAGGAAGGTTTGGTAAAGGCAATTGGAGTATGTAACTTCTCAGCAGAGCGATTAGTTGATTTTTGTATGAATCAGGAAGTGATGCCAGCAATTAACCAGGTAGAAATTCATCCTTTTTTCCAACAGAAGGATTTGATAGAGATTATGGAAAAATATCAGATTCATCAGGAAGCTTGGGGACCTCTTTGTGAAGGACAGATGGGAATATTTGATAATCCGACATTAAAAAAAATTGCGGATGAATATGACAAAACAGTAGCACAGATTATAAATCGCTGGCACATACAAAAAGGAAATATCATAATTCCAAGAAGTGTTCAGAAGTCTCATATTTTTGAAAATATTAGTATATGGGACTTCGAATTAAGTGAAAAAGATATGTATCGCATAGAACTAATGGATTTAGGTCATAGCGAAATCATAGACCATTGTAAACCATCCACAGCAAAGTGGATCAATGAATGGAAGATTCACGATTAAGAAAAGGAGGAAGCAAATGTATACAGATGAATTTAAAGTAACGGATCCAGAATTTGCAGAACTATTTGAAAAATTTG carries:
- a CDS encoding oxidoreductase, aldo/keto reductase family, producing the protein MQFTTLNNGVVIPLLGFGTFQIPNSKDCEACVAYAIECGYRLIDTASLYKNEESIGSAVLHSGIKREDMILTSKVWPQDHGYENTLQAFEQSRKNLGVDYIDLYMIHQPYGDYYGSWRAMEKLLQEGLVKAIGVCNFSAERLVDFCMNQEVMPAINQVEIHPFFQQKDLIEIMEKYQIHQEAWGPLCEGQMGIFDNPTLKKIADEYDKTVAQIINRWHIQKGNIIIPRSVQKSHIFENISIWDFELSEKDMYRIELMDLGHSEIIDHCKPSTAKWINEWKIHD
- a CDS encoding methyltransferase, with the translated sequence MSKAIVALKKGEGRTIKAGGAWVYDNEIDTITGHFENGDLVFVHDFDGYPMGVGFINTKSKITVRMMTRHEDQEIDAAFLKMRVRDAWEYRKKTVDTSSCRIIFGEADFLPGIVIDKYADVLVVESLALGIDRMKETIIQALKEVLEEDGIIIRGIYERSDAKVRLQEGMERVKGFIGESFDTKVEIVENGVRYQVDVQDGQKTGFFLDQKYNRQSIHKICKDAKVLDCFTHTGSFALNAGIAGAKSVLGVDASELGVAQARENAKLNGLEDRVSFQCADVFDLLPELEEKGEKFDVVILDPPAFTKSRSSIKNAVKGYREINLRAMKLVKDGGFLATCSCSHFMDYELFTQTIGQAARNVHKRLRQVEYRTQAADHPILWSGDEASYYLKFYIFQVVDEK
- a CDS encoding putative transcriptional regulator; this translates as MFEIYQLEHLVAITEYGTLSLAAEHLHISQPTLSRSIQKLEEELGFPLFDRLKNKMTLNESGELAVECARNVLKEADIMVQRLNTLERSRHTINIASCAPAPLWMLTPIVSRTFPNMTMSSEIRDIEELKKGLMDDTYQIVILPEPLEDNNIYSHKYCEEQLYVSLPPAHPLCGHKGIYMSELDGESMLLFSEIGFWSKLHKEKMPHTHFLIQHEAETLDVLARASAFPSFTSNLVMKSVGKIPNRVILPLLDEEATATFYICIKQSSNKKFNLLFNRTKFLSQ